GTAGAACCGAACCAGAGCAGTGGCCTCTCAATCGGACGTGCGTCAGTACATTATAAAGACGCGAGAAGCGCACGTGCCCCTTGCCTCATCAgcgtttatatatatatatatacatatatacgtgtgtgtgtgtcctCCCCCGAGCGCTCCCGCCATGttccttttaaataatttttttatcaatttgcGTGTAACTTTGCGGAGCTCCTGAGAAAAATCCCCTCTCCCATGTGtttcatttatttccatttttttacctatatttttttacctatatttttttacccatatttttattttttacctatatttttatttttttgtttttcctttacacCTCGTCGCGAACCCCGCCTACCTCTCCTGCCGCACTTTGCAACGTTTACCCATTTATGATAGTTGCACGAAACGAGTGTGCGAATGATGAACGGgtagagagaaaaagaaggagaggcGTGGGTTCTTGAGGGAgaggaggacaaaaaaaaaaaaaaaaaaatgaacatgtgCACAAATACTCACAACACCAAGTTGAAAAGCGAGTAAAAAGGATGTTACGTGTGTAAGGCGGTGCGTTCTCCTCATAGATGATGCTTCCCTCACGGTTTTCCTGATGCATGCTTTTCCCTCACGACGTGAGTTGTTCACCCCAAGTTAACCTTCTTCGAGGCAATGGTGTGATAGATGAAGCGCTCCAGGTTTGCTACTTCTCCTCCTGTGCACTTGAAGTTCTGCATAATTTGCTTCTCGTCTCGTAGGAAGCGGATGTCATCTACGCCGGTCGGCTGGCCGCATATCAGGTCCGTGAAGGAGCGCACCTGCGTGGGGGGAGTGATGAAGTCGATGGGGGTGATGGGAGTGATGAAGTAGATGGGGGTGATGGGAGTGATGAAGTCGATGGGGGTGATGGGAGTGATGAAGTCGATGGGGGTAATGGGGGTGACACGGCTCTGTGCGACGCGCCACCAGCTGCGCAGTGTAGAAGGGCCCACCTCGTCATCCGGAATGTTGACGCCGACGTAAATGACCGAGGAGGAGGACTCCCGCATTTGGTACTGCCTCAGGCATTCGTTGATCTGGGGGGGGGCGGCGGTAAACGGATAAGCGGTAAACGGATAAGCGGTAAACGGATGAGCGGTAAACGGATGAGCAGTAAACGGATGAGCGGTAAACGGATGATCAGTAAACGGATGAGCGGTAAATGGACAAACGGTAAATGACGGTGCAGCAAATGACGGTGAGGGGGGGGTCGCCACCCTAACTCACATTTTCGTGCGCTGataggaaa
The sequence above is drawn from the Plasmodium cynomolgi strain B DNA, chromosome 10, whole genome shotgun sequence genome and encodes:
- a CDS encoding hypothetical protein (putative); the protein is MQRELHIADETVSVTLAVFKNVTNAKHLLTAYNEKTQAGDPDMRRFFLLLDGQLIFSEDHILHSLYRAYHNFLTKKRVTRNVVLEVFFFLSAHENINECLRQYQMRESSSSVIYVGVNIPDDEVRSFTDLICGQPTGVDDIRFLRDEKQIMQNFKCTGGEVANLERFIYHTIASKKVNLG